The segment GTGCGCCATATAAATTAATAGCAGCCTTAATTAAAGGGTCGGATAAACCCTCCGTACTGGCATTTACAGTACTTCCGCCAACGCTAGTTGAGCCAGTTAATTGACTGTAGGGAAGTACTAGGGTGAGTTTTCCAGATTGACCGCCAGCATCAAAGATATGAGTCAGACTCATGACTTCGCTTGTCAAAGTATAGGTGCCGCTCTTGGCTTGCACTACGCCTGCCGTCAGAAAGTTAATACCAATTGGCGCATTGGAATAGGTGCGCGCTTCAATCTCCTGTGCGCTTACTATTTTCGGTAAAAGGGCGAGCCACAATAACAGGGCAAGCAGAAAAGCGGCTGATGCACTTTTAGTGAAAGAGAGTATTGCGGTGCTCACAAAGCGATTGCTCGGCAGGATGCTACTTCTTACCCAGCAAAAGCTCATGGGTTGCTGCAGTGCCAAGGGCTAGTTTAAAGCCTGTAAAGATCAAGTAAGGCCAAACTATTAACCAGTAGACAATCGACATTGCCACAACATGGAGGGGGTTGGATTGTCCAAAATCCGCTAAGGAGGCAATAAATTCTTTGCCATGAATGACTCCATCAACACCTGCTTCAAGATAGTTCAATGCGATGACAACCAATAAATAGAAAAGTGATTCCAGAAATAGAGAATTCACGATGCCACTTTTTTGATTGATTTTGATGGGGTATACCATTTGTGCGATGAGCATAAACTTGGCGCATAAAGCGGCCTTAATAATCGCAAAGCCAAAAAGGGTGAAAGAAAGTGATTGAATATGCAGCGTGGTTACCGATAAAAGCGTTAAAGCACAAAACCAAATAGAGAAGTACACCGTTAGCTCAAACGCCTTCAGAATTTCTTCTTTAGCTTTATCTTTAAAGCTTAATTTGACTGGCGCAGAAGTGGCTGGTTGATTCATATAGTTATTGGCAACTATTGCAAGAGGAGGCCGCTTCTACTGGAGCAGGATCTTGCGTATAGCGAGCGATAAAAGCGCGCTTTCCCTTCATTGGAAGCTTAATCCAAACAAAGTGTCCAGATCCAGGCGCCACATCAATCGGCTCGCCCTTGAGATTCCACATGGCTTCAAGCGTAATATCTTGATTACCCTCCGGCTCAATGATTTCTAATGTATCGCCTACAGAAAAACGATTCTTGACGTCTACTTTGATTCGGCCGGAAGCTTCATCCATCTCGAGAGTTTCACCAACATAAAGACTTCTGCCAGAGAGTGAGTGACCTCGCATATAGAGTTGATACTCTTTGTCATGATGGCGTTCATAAAAACCATCGGTGTAACCGCGATTGGCTAGACCCTCTAAATTGCCAATGAGGGACATATTCATTGGTCTTCCAGCTACCGCATCATCAATGGCAGTGCGGTATGCCTGACAAGTGCGTGAGACGTAGTAGGGTGATTTGGTGCGACCTTCAATCTTAAAAGAGTCCACGCCCATTTTAGTGAGGCGTTCAATATGTTCAATCGCACGCAGATCTTTCGAGTTCATAATGTAGGTGCCATGCTCATCTTCTTCCATGGGCATTAAATCATCTGGACGACGCGCTTCTTGCAGAAGTACTACATCACCACTGGTATTTTGTTGCCCCGGCTTGACCTTGTAGTCCCAGCGACAAGCATTCGTACAAGCGCCTTGATTGGAGTCTCTATGGGACATATAGCCTGAGAGCAAACAGCGACCAGAGTAGGCGATGCACAAAGCGCCGTGTACAAATACTTCCAATTCCATTTCGGGGCAATCTTGACGCACTTCTTCAATCTCATCAAACGAGAGCTCACGAGATAGAATCACACGGCTAATACCTACTGAGCGCCAAAATTTCGCAGAGGCGCCATTCACGGTATTAGCCTGAACCGACAAGTGAATCGGCATATCAGGCCAAGCTTCTCTAGCCATCATGATGAGTCCTGGATCAGACATGATCATGGCATCAGGCTTCAAAGCAACTACAGGATCCATATCGTTAATATAGGTGCGCGTCTTGCCGCCATGAGGCAACAAGTTAGAAACTAAATAAAACTTTTTACCCAAAGCATGCGCGGTATCAATCCCTTCTTTGAGGGTCTCCATTTTTCCAAAGTCGTTATTGCGCACGCGGAGTGAATAACGTGGCTGTCCGGCATAAATAGCATCCGCACCAAAGTCAAAAGCGGTGCGTAACATATTGAGGCTGCCGGCAGGGGCTAAAAGTTCTGGGATCTTGGTCATATGGGCTATTTTAGTGAATACAGCCATTCTTGGTGGATTTACCCCAACACCCAGCTCTGGGAGCCACCAGACCAGCTTTTATAACGACATTCTAGGTAATCAGGCCGGTATGAAGAGTATCCTACGGGGTCTGTGGCGAGCATTGCAAAAAAGAGCGGGGAGCCTTCCTTTAGATCGTCCACCCGAAATTGAAGGCACTTATTAAAGAATCAGAAAGAACGCAATGACAAAACTCACATCTAAGCCAATCCTAAAAAAAGCAAGTGGCATTTTGGCGCAAGAGTTTGCTATACCTAAGGACATCGCCTGGGCATGGGTCAC is part of the Polynucleobacter sp. es-EL-1 genome and harbors:
- a CDS encoding U32 family peptidase, coding for MTKIPELLAPAGSLNMLRTAFDFGADAIYAGQPRYSLRVRNNDFGKMETLKEGIDTAHALGKKFYLVSNLLPHGGKTRTYINDMDPVVALKPDAMIMSDPGLIMMAREAWPDMPIHLSVQANTVNGASAKFWRSVGISRVILSRELSFDEIEEVRQDCPEMELEVFVHGALCIAYSGRCLLSGYMSHRDSNQGACTNACRWDYKVKPGQQNTSGDVVLLQEARRPDDLMPMEEDEHGTYIMNSKDLRAIEHIERLTKMGVDSFKIEGRTKSPYYVSRTCQAYRTAIDDAVAGRPMNMSLIGNLEGLANRGYTDGFYERHHDKEYQLYMRGHSLSGRSLYVGETLEMDEASGRIKVDVKNRFSVGDTLEIIEPEGNQDITLEAMWNLKGEPIDVAPGSGHFVWIKLPMKGKRAFIARYTQDPAPVEAASSCNSCQ